In Mytilus edulis chromosome 4, xbMytEdul2.2, whole genome shotgun sequence, the following proteins share a genomic window:
- the LOC139521342 gene encoding M-phase inducer phosphatase-like, whose translation MSRKSLFGRKKSLDFTSACLQDSVIQKETTLKSSVVLCDEDSGLGMEETMQSTESPFLCSSFGGLLTIFDEDTHDTSLSELQGKLTKLKSGDSKLAKRSLFHQKRLLDTDTPKLPSKRPCRPRPQRILKKSLSFGDSPKNNANISTDVVNKLFEVDHLVADGSRPYCLPTIHGKNKDLKSITPETVADLVSGKFDDKIGSYRVIDCRYPFEYDGGHIKGAENLYTQEAVTALLEQRNVATHSSEEKSNILIFHCEFSSERGPKLCRFLRNKDREINAENYPHLTYPEVYLLEGGYKAFYPDHMILCEPMSYKSMFHKDHAEDVRHFRSKSKSWTAGEKKKNLNRILF comes from the exons ATGTCTAGAAAATCACTATTTGGAAGAAAGAAATCGTTAGACTTTACAAGTGCGTGTTTGCAGGATTCTGTAATCCAAAAGGAGACAACACTGAAAAGTTCTGTCGTATTGTGTGACGAAGATTCCGGACTGGGTATGGAAGAAACAATGCAG tCAACTGAGAGTCCATTTCTGTGCAGTAGTTTCGGAGGATTACTTACCATTTTCGATGAAGATACACACGATACAAGCTTATCCGag ttaCAAGGTAAGCTGACGAAATTGAAAAGTGGAGATTCAAAATTAGCCAAGAGATCGTTATTTCACCAGAAACGACTTCTCGACACAGACACTCCAAAACTGCCAAGCAAAAGACCTTGCAGACCAAGACCTCAACGAATTTTGAAGAAATCTCTCTCGTTCGGG GACTCTCCCAAGAATAATGCCAATATATCAACTGATGTTGTGAATAAATTGTTTGAAGTGGATCATCTTGTTGCTGACGGAAGCCGACCATATTGTTTACCCACAATCCACGGCAAAAACAAAGATTTGAAAAGTATTACACCAGAAACA GTTGCCGATTTAGTATCAGGAAAATTTGACGACAAAATTGGTAGCTACAGAGTCATCGACTGCAGATATCCATTTGAATATGACGGGGGACATATTAAG GGCGCAGAAAATTTATACACACAAGAAGCCGTTACAGCGCTGTTGGAACAGAGAAATGTAGCAACGCACAGTTCTGaggaaaaatcaaatattttgatcTTTCACTGTGAATTCTCATCAGAGAGAGGACCAAAACt ATGCAGGTTTCTAAGAAATAAAGACCGAGAAATAAATGCTGAGAACTATCCACATTTGACGTATCCAGAAGTATATCTTCTTGAAGGTGGTTACAAAGCTTTCTATCCAGATCACATG attttgtgCGAACCAATGAGCTACAAATCAATGTTTCACAAAGATCACGCTGAAGATGTACGTCACTTCCGGTCTAAGTCCAAATCCTGGACAGCTGgtgaaaagaagaaaaatttgAACAGAATACTATTCTGA